DNA from Aureimonas sp. AU20:
TCCGAAACGGATTTCGTGGAACGCGCCCTGAAGGTCGTCCAGGGCCGGGCCCGCGTGAAGCGCACCATGTGGAGCCGTCGTGCGCAGGAATACGACGCCAAGATTAATTCCGGCGATCTGATCGCCATCGCCGAGGTGGTGCGCGATCTCTATCGCGCCGAATCGCAGCCCGAGCAGTCCTATTCCGAACGCCAGCTCTATGAAGCCGCGCTCGGCCGCATGGCGCGCGAACTCGCCGCCGTGAACGAGGTCAGCGAGACCGAGGCGGTTCGCCTGATCGAGACCAACCTCAACAAGAACCCCAAGCGCAACGCCAAGGTTCTGGACGAGGACGAGTCGGAAGGCGAAGGCGAGGACGATCTCGTCGCCGAAGCCGAGCAGGAAGAAGCCGCCTAAGGCCCTTTCGCTTCTGCGCTTCCCTTGAAAAAGCCGGCCAGACTCCTGGCCGGCTTTTCTTATGCGTCAAGACCTGATACGACCGAAACATGGGTCGAGCCATGACTCCCCATGCTTTTCCCCCTTCTCCTTGACCTTGAAAATAATGCGCTATCTTGCGCAAAAAAGTTTCCGGTTGCCGGAACCTTCCGTCGAGACACGCATTTTAGCTCATGAAGGACGGCGTGTGCCCCGGGCTGGCGCTGTCCCATGTGATCTGTGTTTTCGACGTCCTCGGAAGGTTCCCGCCATGAAGTCCCAGTCCACGCGTCGCCACCTCATTCAGGCCGCAATGGCTGCTCCCTATCTGGCGAGGGAGGAGGAATACGAGCTGGCCGTGCGCTGGAAGGAGAACCAGGATCAGGAGGCGCTTCACAAGATCACCTCGTCGCATATGCGACTCGTGATCTCCATGGCTTCGAAGTTCCGCCATTTCGGTCTGGCGATGAACGACCTGATCCAGGAAGGCCATGTCGGCCTGCTGGAAGCCGCCGCCCGGTTCGAGCCGGAGCGGGAAGTGCGCTTCTCCACCTACGCCACCTGGTGGATCCGTGCCTCGATCCAAGATTACATCCTGCGCAACTGGTCGATCGTGCGAGGTGGCACCTCGTCCGCCCAGAAGGCGCTGTTCTTCAACCTGCGTCGTCTGCGCGCCCGTCTCAGCCAGGGCAGCGAGAGCCTGTCGGGCACGGAGATGTACAAGGAAATCGCGACGGCGCTGAAAGTGTCCGAGGGCGACGTGGCATTGATGGACTCGCGCTTGTCCGGCCCCGACTCCTCGCTCAACGCCCCGCTGATGGAAGACGAGTCCGGCTCGGCCGACCGTCAGGACTTCCTCGTCTCCAACGAGCCGCTGCCGGACGAGATGGTGTCCGCCTCGATCGACGACGAGCGCCGCGTCATCTGGCTGCGCTCCGCGCTGGATGTTCTCAGCGAGCGCGAGTTGAAAATCATCCGCGAACGCCGCCTGCAGGACGAGGGCGCGACGCTGGAAGCGCTCGGCTCCAAGCTCGGCATCTCCAAGGAGCGCGTGCGCCAGATCGAGACCCGCGCTCTGGAAAAGCTCCGCGCCGCGCTTCTCAAGGCCAACCCGGACGAGGCCGCCTTCATCAGCTAGAAGGCAGGTTCGCTCCGGTCTTGAAATGAGAAAGGCCGCCGAAAGGCGGCCTTTTCGTTGGGCAGGTTCGGCTCGTCGAAGTCGGCCCTACTCCGCGACGATCTTGTAGCGCTCGCCCGGTTCCACTTCGCTGTCGGCGGTCATGTCGTTCAGCAGACGGAACATGTCCACCTTGCGATCCACGCCCTGGATGCGATTGGCGATCGAGGCTTCCGTGTCGCCGGCCTTGGCGGTGACGATGCGGATGCGCAAGGGTTTCAGATTGTCGCGCTCGGCCGGCGAGAGAAGCCGGAACGACTGGGCGATGCCACCGGAAATGCCGGCGAGCCGGCTGGACGAGTCCGCCGGCAGGGCGGTCAGGAAGCGATAGACCTGCCCGCCGATGCGGATCACCGTGACGTTGAACACATAGGACCCGCCGGCGGCCTGCGCCGTCACGGCCGGCAACCCGTTCACCTGAATGGTGCGGATCGACGTCTTGTCGAGACCGCCGACCCAACCGCTCTGGATATAGTCGGTCAAACTGGTCGATTCCGGCACGGCGATGCCGTCGAAGCGCACGGCCGTGTCGCCTGGGCCAGTGGCCAGAACCGCTTCGGCCGTGTTGTCGATCACGAAGCCTTCGGGCACCGAGAAGGTGATGCCGAGGCCGGGATGGTAGAAGGTGCGGGCGCGCACATAGCCTTCCGACGCCGTGTCGCCGAACAGCATGCCGTCGATGCCGTTGAGATATCGGTTGCGATCGGTCACGCCCGTGCCTTCCGGCCCGAAGACAGCCGCGTGCCGGCGCGCCAGCTCCATGCGCTGCGGCGCGGCAGGGTGCGAAGCGAGAAAGTCGAGCTGCGGATTGGTGGCCTGGAAGGCGTTGCGGAAATTGGAGAAACTGTCCATCGCCTTCAGGAATCGGGCGGCGGCATAAGGATCGTAGCCGGCATCGCCCGTCTGCTTGATGCCCATCGCGTCGGCCTGAAGCTCCTGATTGCGCGAGAAGCTGGCAAGGTTCAGCCGCCCGCGCGCCAGGGCCGCCCGCGCCGCCGTGTCGCTGGACAGGACCTCGGACACGACACGCCCGGCAAGCTCCGCCGCCTCCTCGCGCTGCTGGCGCTCGATGCCGTGATTGGCGCGCACGTGGCCCATCTCGTGGGCCAGCACGGCCGCCACTTCGGCCGAGTCGTTGGCAAGCGCGAGCAGGCCGCGCGTCACGTAGAGAAAGCCGCCGGGCAGGGCGAAGGCGTTGATGTTGGGCGAGTTGAGGACGGTAATGCGATAGGCGCGGTTCGGGTCCTCCGACACGGCGGCGAGCTTGCCGACGATGCCGGCCAGCATCAGCTCGAGCTTGGGATCGGAATAGGCGCCGCCATAGGCGGTCAGGATCTTGGGATGCTGGGACTTGCCGATGGTCGATTGCGGGTCGGAGGCCTGCACCGCGTCGAACGACACGGGCTGCCGGCTCTGCCCCGGCAGATAGCCCGACTGCACGTCGGGACTGACGGCCGCTTCCTCCAGCCCGGCACCCAGAGTGGTGCAGCCGGCGAGAAACCAGAGCGGCCCCGCGACGATCGCCCCCTTGAGCGCGCGGCGAACCATCGAGCTGGTTCGTGCGACGCCGAGCGGCGAAACCTCATGCACCATGTCCGACGATTCCCTGCGGTAACGTTCCTGCGAGATCGACCTGATCTATCCCAGACCCGCCGCACCGCGAAAGGGTTGGCGCGTCACACAGAATTTCAAAACGACACATGGGTCGTTTCTTTTCGCGATGCCTTGGGAAAAGGACCAAATTACGGTTTCCAGCGCCGGGCGGTCGGGATGCCTCGGGCTTTCGAAGGCGAGTGCATCGCCGTTGCGTCCTCGCACCGACGTTGGGCTTCGCAGAATACCTCGCATCACTTCCCCTTGAGGTTGCGTCAGAGGCCTTCGCGTGGCGGGGCGCGCTCGCCGAGATAGGCCCGAAGTCGCGGGTCCGCGCTCCGGTCGAGAAGCTCGGCCACCGGCCCGGTCAGGCGGATATGCCCGTCTTCCAGAAAGGCGAGCCGGTCGGCAAAGCCGCGCGCGTCGTCCGGGTGGTGCGTCACCATGACGATGGTCGGCGGCCGGGGGCTTCGGGTGCGCAGGGACGCAACGAGCGCCAGCATCTCGGCCCGCAGCGCCGGCCCCAGCGCGGCGAAGGGTTCGTCCAGAA
Protein-coding regions in this window:
- a CDS encoding CarD family transcriptional regulator, which encodes MSNQKKTSQRQGFKTGESIVYPAHGVGQIVAIEEQVVAGMKLELFVIDFEKDKMRLKVPVAKAEQVGMRKLSETDFVERALKVVQGRARVKRTMWSRRAQEYDAKINSGDLIAIAEVVRDLYRAESQPEQSYSERQLYEAALGRMARELAAVNEVSETEAVRLIETNLNKNPKRNAKVLDEDESEGEGEDDLVAEAEQEEAA
- a CDS encoding RNA polymerase factor sigma-32; amino-acid sequence: MKSQSTRRHLIQAAMAAPYLAREEEYELAVRWKENQDQEALHKITSSHMRLVISMASKFRHFGLAMNDLIQEGHVGLLEAAARFEPEREVRFSTYATWWIRASIQDYILRNWSIVRGGTSSAQKALFFNLRRLRARLSQGSESLSGTEMYKEIATALKVSEGDVALMDSRLSGPDSSLNAPLMEDESGSADRQDFLVSNEPLPDEMVSASIDDERRVIWLRSALDVLSERELKIIRERRLQDEGATLEALGSKLGISKERVRQIETRALEKLRAALLKANPDEAAFIS
- a CDS encoding M48 family metalloprotease, whose translation is MVHEVSPLGVARTSSMVRRALKGAIVAGPLWFLAGCTTLGAGLEEAAVSPDVQSGYLPGQSRQPVSFDAVQASDPQSTIGKSQHPKILTAYGGAYSDPKLELMLAGIVGKLAAVSEDPNRAYRITVLNSPNINAFALPGGFLYVTRGLLALANDSAEVAAVLAHEMGHVRANHGIERQQREEAAELAGRVVSEVLSSDTAARAALARGRLNLASFSRNQELQADAMGIKQTGDAGYDPYAAARFLKAMDSFSNFRNAFQATNPQLDFLASHPAAPQRMELARRHAAVFGPEGTGVTDRNRYLNGIDGMLFGDTASEGYVRARTFYHPGLGITFSVPEGFVIDNTAEAVLATGPGDTAVRFDGIAVPESTSLTDYIQSGWVGGLDKTSIRTIQVNGLPAVTAQAAGGSYVFNVTVIRIGGQVYRFLTALPADSSSRLAGISGGIAQSFRLLSPAERDNLKPLRIRIVTAKAGDTEASIANRIQGVDRKVDMFRLLNDMTADSEVEPGERYKIVAE